One window from the genome of Rhodococcus sp. ABRD24 encodes:
- a CDS encoding HAMP domain-containing sensor histidine kinase: MTADSSASPRVQDRVIRRRRVPGLGVRLLLAQSMVLAAGAATSWAVAAFVGPPLFRDHLREAGVANLPEEQLHADQAYRSATIVSLTVAIVVAVMAALAVTWYFSRRLQRSVTEVSSAATAVAAGRYDIRVSPPHLGEDFDALAQAFNQMAAQLDSVETTRRQLLGDLAHEIRTPVAVLEAYMEALEDGVETLDADAITMLRDQTHRLARFSDDVNALARAEGDRTSIECTWVAPETLISTALTVAADRYTVKDVSLTAHVPSGLPLLWADPERLGQVLGNLLDNALRHTPPRGRVEVTAEQGPELVVIEVTDTGDGISADHLPHVFERFYRVDAARDRTHGGAGIGLAIAKALVEAQHGRIAARSDGPGTGSTFIITVPTRPAA; this comes from the coding sequence ATGACGGCTGATTCGTCGGCGTCGCCGCGTGTGCAGGATCGCGTGATACGCCGTCGGCGAGTTCCGGGTCTCGGGGTGCGGCTGCTGTTGGCGCAATCCATGGTCTTGGCGGCAGGGGCCGCGACGTCTTGGGCGGTCGCCGCTTTCGTCGGTCCGCCGTTGTTTCGTGATCATTTGCGCGAAGCAGGGGTGGCGAACTTGCCTGAGGAGCAGTTGCATGCCGACCAGGCGTACCGCTCGGCCACCATTGTGTCTCTGACCGTTGCGATCGTGGTGGCGGTGATGGCCGCGTTGGCCGTTACCTGGTATTTCAGTCGCCGATTGCAACGCTCGGTGACCGAAGTGTCGTCCGCGGCCACGGCCGTTGCTGCCGGTCGCTACGACATCCGGGTCTCACCTCCGCACCTCGGTGAGGATTTCGATGCCCTTGCCCAGGCGTTCAATCAGATGGCCGCACAGCTCGATTCGGTCGAGACCACCCGTCGGCAGCTTCTCGGCGACCTTGCGCACGAGATACGCACCCCTGTCGCGGTGCTCGAGGCCTACATGGAGGCGCTCGAGGACGGCGTCGAAACCCTCGATGCCGACGCGATCACGATGCTCCGTGATCAGACTCACCGGCTCGCGCGCTTCTCCGACGACGTCAACGCACTCGCTCGTGCGGAAGGCGATCGGACGTCGATCGAGTGCACGTGGGTTGCCCCCGAAACTCTGATTTCGACGGCTCTGACCGTCGCGGCCGACCGGTACACGGTGAAGGACGTCTCGCTGACCGCTCACGTTCCCTCGGGCCTTCCATTGCTCTGGGCCGACCCGGAGCGGCTCGGACAGGTACTCGGGAACCTTCTCGACAACGCCCTGCGCCACACCCCACCGCGAGGGCGCGTGGAGGTGACCGCTGAGCAGGGGCCCGAGCTGGTCGTGATCGAGGTGACCGATACCGGCGACGGCATCTCGGCAGACCACCTGCCGCATGTGTTCGAACGCTTCTACCGTGTCGATGCCGCGCGCGACCGCACTCATGGAGGAGCGGGAATCGGGCTCGCGATCGCCAAAGCCCTGGTCGAGGCTCAACATGGCCGCATTGCAGCTCGCAGCGATGGGCCGGGGACCGGATCGACTTTCATCATCACCGTTCCCACTCGTCCGGCGGCATGA